The Microcystis aeruginosa NIES-843 sequence TGGCGACAAAATCTAACTCTTCGCTCAAGGGTTTCTGACAATTATCGCACTTAAATTGACGACGATTAACTTGTAGGTATACTGGTTGACCTGAGATTGGTAAATCTTTGACTAAATGTCGATGATTTTGGTGGAGTTTATCGCTCTCTAACCCACAACGAGGACAGGTTGCTTTTTGATTTTTCGATTCGATTCGGCAAACTATACCGATATTTTCTAGGTGTAGATAGCCTTGAATACAGGTTCCTTTTAGGTTCAAAAATTTGTCAAGTATCATAAGTAAAATAATCTCGTTTTTGGCTATTATATCAAATCTTAACTCAATTGTCTATCTTTTGGTATTAACCTGTTTGTGCCTTAAGTCCTTCCCTGTATGGATTTCAGCTACTTTTGAGCGTAGGCGCTCTCATCGAATTTTATTTTAAGTTAATTATTTGCATAACAATTCCCGAAGAGCCTGAATATGTCTCTACCGCTATAATGAAGTCGCAAAATAAAACCTTTGCTTGAACCGATGACGACTTCCTTGACTGAGAGTCTCACCCTTGAAGATTTCCTCAAATTGCCATATTTGGAGGATTCTCCAGCATGGGAATACTTGCATGGAGTCGCAATTCAGAAACCCATGCCTAAGACTCGACACTCTATCCTGCAAAAACGTCTTTTAGCTGAGGTTGACAGCCACACTGCTGATTATACAGCCTTACCTGAGTTGCGATGTACCTTCGGCGGGCGTTCGATCGTTCCTGATGTGGCGGTAATTGCCTGGAATCGAATTAACCTAAATGAAGCAGGTGAACCAGAGGACGACTTTAGGGAAGCACCTGATTGGACTATCGAAATTCTTTCACCGGATCAAAAGGTAAACCGTGTAATTGACAACATTTTACATTGTTTAAAACACGGCAGTAAATTAGGATGGATGCTTGATCCAGATGATTATTCTGTTTTAATGTTTACTCCCCAACAAGAGCCGGAAGTTTGCAGAGGGGATCACCAACTTAAGGTAATTGCAGGGGTTCAGTTGACACTGACTCCACAACAAATCTTTGCCTGGCTAAAAGTTAGTCAAGCTAGACAGAGTAAGTAGAAGTCGGGGGAGAAGCACGAGGACTAACTTGGTCGTTAGACGGAATTCAATGCTTTTAAGGTTAAGTAAGTGGTTATAATTAAATTGAAGATAGATTTTGTCTTTGATCCCCCCTGCCTCCTTGATAAGGGTGGTATATGATAATTTTTAACACCTACCTACTTATGACGTTGAAAGAATTTTTTAAGCGGCGATTTGAAGAACTAGATGAGCAAGCATCCCAATTAGAATCTTCTAAAAAAGTTCTCCAAAGAGAGATAATTGGCACTGGTGAATTTATCGATAGCTACTTACTTTTAAGCTGGAAGGTAAAAGTAAGAAACTTATTGTCTAAACTTTGTGGTGAAGATTCTCAGTACTTTAAACAATTTGAGCGGAAAGAGAACGGGCATACAACTTATGGGATGTTTAAGGCATTTAAAGCGGTATTTTTGGCAGCAAAAGAAGATTTTGAGGGTGGTTATCTCTCGTCTATTAAAACACTGGTTCAAGCCGAAGTTTTTGATTCTCAGCTTGAACAAGCAAATGAGCTTTTTTCTAGTGGTTATTATACCGCTGCGGCTGTGATTGCAGGAGTTGTGTTAGAGACGGCATTGCGAGAGTTATGTGATAGAAGTGGGATTCCGCATGGGAAGTTAGGGACTTGCGCTTTGATAATGTACCATTTATGGCTTGTCTGATTCTTCTACAGAGCGACTGTCTGGCTGGGATATTATTCCTACGCAGGTCCTTTAGATAAAATGAATTCCGACTTGGCAAAAGCTGGTGTATATAACAAACTTAATCAAAAGCGAATAACAGCGATCGCAGATATTCGTAATAGTGCTGCCCATGGAAAACAGAATGAATTTACAGTTCAAGATGTTTCTGACATGATTAAAGATGTTAGCCGATTTCTTGCCGACTACCTTGTAGATTAGCTTGTCTAACAAGTGGGATAGGAAATTATCGGCATTGGGATTTTTCCCTATTGAATTATGACTGAACTGCTCCAACAGGCGATCGCTAAAATCCCAGAACTCCCACCCGATCAGCAAGATGCGATCGCCGCTCGATTTTTGGCAGAGTTGCGGGATGAGGAAAAGTGGGAAACCCGTTTTGCTGCCACAACAGACGAGCAAGGGGAGACGATGGCAGCAATGGTGCGGCAGGAAATAGCGGAAGTTGACATACCCCACGCCGTTTACGACGTGGATTCTTCTCGCATCACTGCTGTGAATTTCTGGCTCAACGAGTCCACTTGAATTAGATTCCTGGCGAAATCCCACCCAGAGGTGGTTCTCTCCTCAGACTTTCGCGACCTTACAGAAGCCTGTTTTCGGGGTCCCCTACGATACAGTTCAAAACCTCTAAAATAATTGGTTTCTCTGGTACTTGACGCTGAGAGCTTTTACCTATAGGAGCACTCCCCTAGAGAACCCCATAACTCTAGTTTTCAAGGTGCGTTCATCGGTTGATGACTGGGTTTTTTAAGCGGTTGCTTACCCTGCCCCCTATTCTTAATAGCATACTAGAGCATCAATTTTGTTTTGAGGGATAAAAAAAGAGCTAATCTGGAAGAAGTTATCCAACTTCAGACAAAAAAATGCCGAAGAAAAAATATATTGTAGAGCTAACAGACTCCGAAAGAACTGAACTCGAGCAGCTAACCAAGAAAGGAAAAATAGCAGCTTACAAAATGAACCATGCCAGAATACTACTTTTAGCAGACGTCAATCAACAGGAAGGTGGTTGGGAGCATCTCACTTACGCGATAAGTAATTATACTTAGCCTAAAAGCCACTCTTAATCGTGTCTTGGAACGAAATAGAGGCTTTTAAAGACTGCGTACATGGAGAATTAAAACAAGAATTACCCTCGAAAAGCCTATTTTTCCACTAAGTATTTATGCTCATTGCAAAGGTGAGATGCTCCCAGGTGGTTGGACTGACTCGAAAATTAGTGAAGCCTTAAATGTTGCTCAAGCCACCATTGAGAGAGTACGACAAAGATTTGTCGAGTCAGGAATTGAATCATCATTAACTCGAAAAAAGCAAGAACATCGCCGTGCCAAAATTATCGATGGGGAAAAGGAAGCAGATCTGATTGCCATCGCTTGTAGTGAAACACCAACGGGACGAGCAAAATGGACACTTCAAATGCTGGCAGATAAAATGGTCGAACTTGAATATGTGGAAAAAATATCACGAGAAACCATCAGAAAAACCTTAAAAAAAATGAATTGAAACCATGGCTGAATCAATCATGGGTCATTCCCCCAAAAGAATCAGCGGAGTTTGTCTGTGCCATGGAAGATGTCTTGGATATTTATCATAGTGAGTATGACCAGCAAAATCCCTGGCTGTGTTTTGATGAGAGTTGTCAACAATTAGTCAAAGAAACAAAAGAGAAAATACCAGCCGAACCGAGAGAACCAGAAAGGTATGACTATCAATATGAGCGTAATGGTGTAGCCAATATGTTTATGTTTTTTGAACCATTACAAGGTTGGCGACATGTAGAAGTTACACAACAAAGGACGGCGAGCGATTATGCACACCAAATGAAATATTTGGTTGATGAGCGTTATCCGGATGCCCAGAAAATTAGAGTAATTCAAGACAACTTAAATACTCATGTAAAAGCCTCATTATATAAAGCCTTTGAACCGGAAGAGGCCAAGAGAATTTTAGATAAACTCGAATTTCATTACACTCCCAAACATGGCAGCTGGTTAAATATGGCAGAAATTGAGTTGAGCGTTTTGAATCGTCAATGTCTCGAGCGTCGTATCCCAGACATGGATAGTTTAAAACAAGAAATTAAGGCATGGGAAGAAAATCGAAATGAAAAGTCAAATTCAGTTGACTGGAGATTTACTACTGCTGATGCTCGTATTAAATTAAAAAAACTCTATCCCTCAATTCAAACTTGACAGACTAATACATCAGATCAAGTCGCCCTTTTAGGGCGAGGCTTTAAACCCAATTTTTCGGTAA is a genomic window containing:
- a CDS encoding Uma2 family endonuclease, translated to MTTSLTESLTLEDFLKLPYLEDSPAWEYLHGVAIQKPMPKTRHSILQKRLLAEVDSHTADYTALPELRCTFGGRSIVPDVAVIAWNRINLNEAGEPEDDFREAPDWTIEILSPDQKVNRVIDNILHCLKHGSKLGWMLDPDDYSVLMFTPQQEPEVCRGDHQLKVIAGVQLTLTPQQIFAWLKVSQARQSK